AGCGGTCGGCAGGGCGGCTTCCCGCGGCGGCGGACGGCGGCGGAGGCTTCGGGGTCGGTCTATAGTTGCTTCCCACGGGATATATGATTGTATCTTGCAGCGGCGAGAATTCCTGGCGGCGTCGGCGCTCTCAGCGGTTAACCCGGTTCCGGGAGCCGAGTCTCGGCGGCCGAACATCCTCTTCGTCCTGGCCGACCAGTGGCGTCCGCAGACTCTGCCCTCCTCCGGCGACCCCGATCTCGACGCTCCGAACCTCGCCCGGCTGGCTCGCGAGGGCGTCCACTTCAGCCGCGTCTACGCCACCAATCCCGTCTGCACGCCGTCGCGCGCGTCCATCCTCACCGGCCGCTATCCGCACGCCTGCCGCATGCCGAAGAACGATCTGCTGCTGCCGCTCGAGGAGATCTGCATCGCGGACCGGCTCAAGTCCGCCGGCTACGCCACCGGCTACATCGGCAAATGGCACCTCGACGGCGACCCTCGCCCCGGATTCGTTCCCCCCGAACGCCGCCGCGGCTTCGACTACTGGGCCGCGTTCAACCGCGGCCACTTCTACTTCAATTCCACCTACTTCCGCGACACCCCGGAGCCGATCCGCCCGCCGGGCTTTGAACCCGACTACCAGACCGATCTCGCCATCGACTTCATCCGCCGGAACAAGGCGAATCCCTTCTATCTTTATCTGAGCTGGGGTCCCCCGCACACGCCGCGCACGCCTCCGCCGAAGTACAGGCAGAAATACCAGCCCGGGCAATTCCACCTCCGGCCGAACGTGCCGGAGGACTATGCGGCAAAGGCGCGGGAAGGCCTCGCCGGCTACTACGGGCTCTGTTCGGCGCTCGACGAAAACTTCGGCCGCCTGCTCAAGGCCGTGGACGACGCTGACATCGCCGGCGACACCCTCGTCGTCTTCTCGGCGGATCATGGCGACATGGTGGGCAGCCAGGGGCTCGAATACAAAGGGGTGCCGTTCGAGGAGTCCGCGCGGATTCCGTTGTTGATGCGCTATCCGCGGAGGCTGAAGGCGAACACCCGCAGCGACTTGCTGATCTCGAATGCCGACTACATGCCCACCTTCCTCGGTCTCGCCGGCGCGGAGATCCCGGGCGCCGTCCAGGGGCTCGATCAATCGGCGGCGATCTTCGATAGCGGTCCGGCGCGGCGGGAATCCCTCTATGCCTACGGAAAGCTCGGAACGCCGGACCAGTGGCGCATGGTGGTGCGCGGCCGGGACAAGTTGGTGGTCGACGTGAAGGACAAGGCGACCCACCTTTACAACCTGGCCGACGATCCCTACGAGCAGACGAATCTCGTCGAGGAACCCACGCTCGCCCGGCGGAGCGACGAACTGCGCGCGCACCTGCTCGACTGGCGCCGGCGGCTCGGCGACGGGATGGACAAATCCGGCCTCCGGGTGCGGTAGCGGCGGCGTCTGATACAGTCGAAAAAGCAATGCGCTGGAGGCTCTTTTTTCCGATTGCGGCCGGTCTCGCCATCGCCGCGGACACGCCGTTGACGCTGGAAGCCACCTTTGATCGCGATGTGAAACCGTTCCTCGGCAAGAACTGCGTTCAGTGCCACAACGACAACACGGCGATGTCGGGGATCCGTGTGGATCAGCTAGACGCGAAGCTCGAAGAGCGCCACCTGAAGCTTTGGGAGCACATCCGGAAGCGCGTGGGCGAAGACACCATGCCCCCGAAAGGAATGCCGCGGCCAGCCGAGGCGGATCGCGAACGCACTGTGGCCTGGATTGACCGGGCGCTCGATACGGCGCGCTCCCGTCCCGCCCCGAAGAACGGACTTGTGCGGCGGCTCACCGTCGCGCAGTATCGCAACACGCTGCGCGAACTGCTCGGGCTCGACGACGACTTCACCGAGATTCTGCCGCCGGACGCCATTTCGAAAGAGGGCTTCGTCAACAACACCGAGACGCTGCAGCTCTCCCCGCTCCTCCTCGAAGCTTATTTCGAGATCGCCGAGGACGCCCTGAACCGGGCTACCGTGGACCCGGCCGTAAAGCCCAGGATCCAGAATTTTCGCATGGACCTCGGCGCGGGTATCAATAAGGATCCGCTCCCGGGAACCCTGATTCTCGGCGCCAACAGCCTGCTGCTCGAAAATCCGGACTTCACGGTCACTCAGTTGACAGCGAAGAAGCCGTTCCCCTTCGAACCGTTTTTCATGCGCACGAAATACCGGTTCATCGAAGGCTACGCGGGCAACGACACGGTTCGCGGCTGGCGCGATTTCGACAGCATCTATCACGCCGTGTTCGCCTGCATGCGCGGGAACCGCGGCTATCCGAAAGGCGCGCCGTACAGCACGGCGCCCGAGGGGCTGCTGCTGCGCCCGGCGATTCCGAGCGACGAACTGTTCGGAGTGGATGGCACCTACGGTCCACGGGCGAACTTCAAGATTTCGCTGCGCGAGCTGCCTGACTATGGGCCGTTTCGCGTCACGGTCACCGCGGCCAAGTACGATGACGGACTGCTCCTCGATCCGGGCGCGGAGGCCGCGACGGGCGGTGTCAGCGTCGCTGCCGGCGCGCAGTCCGTGACGATTCCGAAGGCCGGCATCTACCAGGTGGACGTCCACACCGCGGCGCGCGGCAAGAAAAACGTCGCGCCGGATTCCTCGCGGCTGAGCGAAGGCCTCGGCGCGTCCTGGACGCTCGATGGCGACGCGGGCCAGGGGCGGCTTGAAGGCAACGCGCACTACGTCGATTCCCCGTTCGGCAAGGCCGTATCGCTCGACGGCACGGGCGATTTCATCACGATTCCGCGCGACGCCTCGTTCGACGTCGGCAAGGGCGATTTCACCGTCTCGGCCTGGATACGGCCGGAGACGAAGAAGCGCGCCGCCATCGTCGCCCGCGGGGCGCACGACTGGACGCACGGCTGGTACCTCGACATCCCCAACAACAAAGGCATCTTGCGTTTTGAGACCGCGGGGAAAGATCAGCAGTCGAACGGAAGCATTTCCTCGGCCGAAGGGACGCTCCGCGAAGGCGCATGGCAGCACGTGGCCGCCGTGGTCCGGCGCGGCGCGGACGGCGCAACCCGGCTCTACGTGAACGGCTACCAGGTGGCTTCGGGCCGCATCGGCAAGGCCGATCTCGACAATCCGAATCTCGATCTCCGCATCGGCCGCCTGCAGGGCGCGCCGCAGTTCAAGGGCGAGATCGACGAGGTGCGCATTTACCGCCGGGCGCTCGATCCGGCCGAGGTCGAAGCGCTGATCGAGCCCGGCCGCGCGTTGGTCCAGCCGCCGCCGCAGAAGCCGCAGGACCTCTCGCTCACGCTCGGGGAACGCGAGTTCATCGGCAAGCTGGAGCAGCCTGCCTTTCTCGCCGTGAGACTGCCGGCCGGGCCGCTGGCGCTGAGCGCGAAGTACAACGGGTTTCAGGAGTTGGACCGCGTGACATTCACACCGCTTGCGCCCGGGAGCGACGTGGGGAAGAACTTCCTCGCCTTCGAGAAACGCTCGCCGCGGCTGAGCGTGCAGCTCGGGCTACGCCGCGATTGCGGCAGCACGTTCGCGCCAGTGGGCAAGGTGGTGGACGTGCCCGGAACGAAACTCACGAAATATGTTTTTGAGGGCGCCATCCGGAACTACCCGAGTCCGGACGTGGAGAAGGACAACGTGAACTACCTGGCCGGCGTCCGCGAGATCGCCGTGCATAGCGAGTACACCGACGGACGCGATATGCCGCGGCTGGTCGTGCGCTCCGTGGAGTTCGAAGGTCCGTTCTACGAGACGTGGCCGCCGAAGACGCATCGCGCGATTTTCGGCGACGGGGCGGAGACCCCGGCCGCGGCGCGGGCCATCGTGCGGCTGTTCGCCACTCGCGCGTTCCGGCGTCCCGTAACCGCGGCGGAGATGAAGCCCCTGATGGCGGTCTACGACAAGTCGCGTGCCGATGGTCGCGGGTTCCGCGACAGTATCAAAGATACGCTCCAGGTGGTGCTGACCTCGCCGCAGTTTCTGTTCCTGATTGAGACAAGCGCAAAGCCGCAGGCGGAGCCGGTCACCCGGCACGAATTGGCGTCGAAGCTGTCGTACTTCCTGTGGAACGGTCCTCCCGACGCCGCTACGCTCCGGCTGGCAGGCGCCGGGATGCTGCGCACGCGGCTCGACGCCGAAGTCGACCGCATGGTGGCCGACCCCAGGTTCTCTCGCTTCGCCCGCCAGTTCGCCGAGCAGTGGCTCGGCCTCGACAAGTTCCAGGTGCTCGAGCCGGACCGCAAGAAGTTCCCGCTGCTCTCCCGCGACACCCGGTCTCATCTCAAAGACGAGCCCGTGAAGTTCATCGAGTACCTGATGCGGAACAACCGCCCGGTGCGCGACCTGATCGATTCCGACTTCATCGTCGCCGACGAAGCCGTCGCGTCCTATTACGGGCTCGGCGACCAGACTTCGAGCGGCTTCGAGTTCGTCGCCATCCCGCATGGCCGGCGCGACCTTGGCGGCGTGATGACGCAGGCCGCGCTCATGGCGGGCCTTTCCGATGGGCGCGAGTCAAACCCCGTGAAGCGCGGCGCTTGGATGGCGCGCAAGATCGTGGCCGAACCGCCTGACGATCCGCCGCCGAACGTGCCCCCGCTCGACGCCGACGATCGGGGACTCACGCTGCGCCAGCGCCTCGAGCAGCATCGCAACAACCCCGGCTGCCTCCAATGCCATCAGAAGATCGATCCGTGGGGCGTGGCGCTCGAGCAGTACGACGCCGGCGGCCGGTTCAAGGAACACGCCGTCGACGCGACCTCCACCCTGCCCGACAAGACCGAGGTCGCGGGCATCGCAGATCTCAAGCGCTACCTCTCCGGGGACCGCATCGACCAGGTGGCCTTCAGCGTCCTCAAGCACCTCTCCATCTACGCCGCCGGGCGCAGCCTCACCTACGCCGAAATGATCGACCTGAAGCGCGACGCCGTGAAGCTCCGCGCCGGCGGATATCGCATGCGCGACATGATCCACTTCGTGGCGCACGGCAAGCCATTTCTTGAAAAGTAGTAAAATCGAACTGCATTCCTGTTGCCGGAGAAATTGATGACCCGTTCGCTTCGTATTGACCGTCGTGCATTCCTCAAAGGCATCGGTGGGGCCGCTCTCGCGCTGCCCGCGCTCGACGCCATGGGCGCCGAGGTGACCGACCAGATCCCGCGCCGTTTCTGCGCGATGTACACGGCCAATGGAATGTCTCTGCCGAAAGCGGAGAACCACCTGAGCGATTGGCATTGGTTCCCCACCGCGGAAAAAGACGGCCAGTTCGTCTTCGGCAAGTCCACCGCGCCTTTCGCCAAGTTCCGGGAACAGGTGAGCTTCCTCGGCGGCCTGCATCATCCGAGCGGCCCGAAAGCCGATCCGCACACCTGCTCGGACATGTGGCTCACCGGTGCGCCGCTGCACAACCCGAAGCCGGGCACGTATAACACGGTCAGCCTGGATCAGGTGATCGCGCAGCACACCAAGCAATACTGCCGCCAGCCCTCGCTCGTGCTTTCGATTGACGCCGGCACCGGCTTCCTCTCGCGCACCGGCACGATCTCCTACAACCTCGAAGGCCGGCCGATCCCCGCGGAAAACAACCCCCGGCGGATTTTTGACCGGTTGTTCCGCGGCGACCGCTCTTCGGCCAATGACGAGCGCGCCAAGCTCCAGCACCGCATGAAACTCGTCGACGCGGTGGCCGCCAGCGCGCGCTCGCTGGACCGGCAATTGGGCAAGAGCGACCGCGAGCGCATGGATCAATACCTGACGTCGCTCGACGAAGTGGAATCCCGCCTCATCGCGTCCGAACGCTGGATCGACATCCCGCTCAAGAAACAGGATTACTCGCACCTCAACCTGGATGCCACCAACGAAGGCGAACCGGCCGAGTTCTACCGCAACATGTTCGACCTGATCGCGCTGGCCTTCGACGCCGACATCACGCGCTCGGTGGCGTTCATGTTGAACCGCGAG
This DNA window, taken from Bryobacteraceae bacterium, encodes the following:
- a CDS encoding DUF1592 domain-containing protein — its product is MRWRLFFPIAAGLAIAADTPLTLEATFDRDVKPFLGKNCVQCHNDNTAMSGIRVDQLDAKLEERHLKLWEHIRKRVGEDTMPPKGMPRPAEADRERTVAWIDRALDTARSRPAPKNGLVRRLTVAQYRNTLRELLGLDDDFTEILPPDAISKEGFVNNTETLQLSPLLLEAYFEIAEDALNRATVDPAVKPRIQNFRMDLGAGINKDPLPGTLILGANSLLLENPDFTVTQLTAKKPFPFEPFFMRTKYRFIEGYAGNDTVRGWRDFDSIYHAVFACMRGNRGYPKGAPYSTAPEGLLLRPAIPSDELFGVDGTYGPRANFKISLRELPDYGPFRVTVTAAKYDDGLLLDPGAEAATGGVSVAAGAQSVTIPKAGIYQVDVHTAARGKKNVAPDSSRLSEGLGASWTLDGDAGQGRLEGNAHYVDSPFGKAVSLDGTGDFITIPRDASFDVGKGDFTVSAWIRPETKKRAAIVARGAHDWTHGWYLDIPNNKGILRFETAGKDQQSNGSISSAEGTLREGAWQHVAAVVRRGADGATRLYVNGYQVASGRIGKADLDNPNLDLRIGRLQGAPQFKGEIDEVRIYRRALDPAEVEALIEPGRALVQPPPQKPQDLSLTLGEREFIGKLEQPAFLAVRLPAGPLALSAKYNGFQELDRVTFTPLAPGSDVGKNFLAFEKRSPRLSVQLGLRRDCGSTFAPVGKVVDVPGTKLTKYVFEGAIRNYPSPDVEKDNVNYLAGVREIAVHSEYTDGRDMPRLVVRSVEFEGPFYETWPPKTHRAIFGDGAETPAAARAIVRLFATRAFRRPVTAAEMKPLMAVYDKSRADGRGFRDSIKDTLQVVLTSPQFLFLIETSAKPQAEPVTRHELASKLSYFLWNGPPDAATLRLAGAGMLRTRLDAEVDRMVADPRFSRFARQFAEQWLGLDKFQVLEPDRKKFPLLSRDTRSHLKDEPVKFIEYLMRNNRPVRDLIDSDFIVADEAVASYYGLGDQTSSGFEFVAIPHGRRDLGGVMTQAALMAGLSDGRESNPVKRGAWMARKIVAEPPDDPPPNVPPLDADDRGLTLRQRLEQHRNNPGCLQCHQKIDPWGVALEQYDAGGRFKEHAVDATSTLPDKTEVAGIADLKRYLSGDRIDQVAFSVLKHLSIYAAGRSLTYAEMIDLKRDAVKLRAGGYRMRDMIHFVAHGKPFLEK
- a CDS encoding DUF1552 domain-containing protein gives rise to the protein MTRSLRIDRRAFLKGIGGAALALPALDAMGAEVTDQIPRRFCAMYTANGMSLPKAENHLSDWHWFPTAEKDGQFVFGKSTAPFAKFREQVSFLGGLHHPSGPKADPHTCSDMWLTGAPLHNPKPGTYNTVSLDQVIAQHTKQYCRQPSLVLSIDAGTGFLSRTGTISYNLEGRPIPAENNPRRIFDRLFRGDRSSANDERAKLQHRMKLVDAVAASARSLDRQLGKSDRERMDQYLTSLDEVESRLIASERWIDIPLKKQDYSHLNLDATNEGEPAEFYRNMFDLIALAFDADITRSVAFMLNREDGMGISDTFPLKLGLSKTHHQLSHATDPEGQLDFAKYDLFLATQIAHFLGKLNEYKDRNGAILDNTVVLFGSGASTTHNPINVPTLVAGGANMGLKQGRYWRKEGTRLADVYLSILRSMGIEMETFADSTGTLSGSVFSRA
- a CDS encoding sulfatase, with amino-acid sequence MQRREFLAASALSAVNPVPGAESRRPNILFVLADQWRPQTLPSSGDPDLDAPNLARLAREGVHFSRVYATNPVCTPSRASILTGRYPHACRMPKNDLLLPLEEICIADRLKSAGYATGYIGKWHLDGDPRPGFVPPERRRGFDYWAAFNRGHFYFNSTYFRDTPEPIRPPGFEPDYQTDLAIDFIRRNKANPFYLYLSWGPPHTPRTPPPKYRQKYQPGQFHLRPNVPEDYAAKAREGLAGYYGLCSALDENFGRLLKAVDDADIAGDTLVVFSADHGDMVGSQGLEYKGVPFEESARIPLLMRYPRRLKANTRSDLLISNADYMPTFLGLAGAEIPGAVQGLDQSAAIFDSGPARRESLYAYGKLGTPDQWRMVVRGRDKLVVDVKDKATHLYNLADDPYEQTNLVEEPTLARRSDELRAHLLDWRRRLGDGMDKSGLRVR